CGGACCTCGCACCCATAGGATGGCCGCTATGACAGCTCCAGCCGCACCTGCCGCTCCGACCGATCCCCAGGCCAAGCCCGGCCAGTACCAGGGGGCCGAGCCCCCGCTGCTGTCGGTCAAGGACCTGAAGACCCACTTCCCCGTCCGCAGCGGGCTGCTCCAGCGCGTGACCGGCTACGTCAAGGCGGTCGACGGGGTGAGCTTCGACCTGGGGCGTGGCGAGACGCTGGGCCTGGTGGGCGAATCGGGCTGCGGCAAGACGACCGTCGGCCGGACGCTGCTCAAGCTGATCCCGAGCACCGGCGGCAGCGTGACGTTCGAGGGCAAGGACGTCATGAAGGCCCAGGGCGCCGAGATGAAGGCCCTCCGGCGCGACATGCAGATCATCTTCCAGGACCCCGCCGGCAGCCTGAACCCGCGCATGCGCATCGCCAGCATCGTCGGCGAGCCGCTCATCGTCCACGGGCTGGTCAAGGACCGCCGCCAGCTGCGCAAGCAGGTCGAGGAGTTGCTCGTGCGCTGCGGCATGCCCGCCGCCGCGGCCGATCGGTACCCCCACGAGTTCAGCGGCGGCCAGCGCCAGCGCATCGGCATCGCCCGCGCGCTCGCGCTGGAGCCCAAGTTCATCGTGTGCGACGAGCCCACCAGCGCCCTGGACGTGAGCATCCAGGCCCAGATCATCAACCTCTTGACCGACCTGCAGGAAGAGTTCGGCCTGAGTTATTTGTTCATTAGTCATGACATGGCCGTCATCCAGCACGTGTGCAAGCGCATCGCCGTGATGTACAAGGGCAGGATCGTCGAGACCGGCAGCCGCGACGAGATCCTGAAGAACCCCCAGCACAAGTACACGCAGAGCCTGCTGAGCGCCGTGCCCGAGCCGGACCCGCGCCGCGTCAAGCAACGCGTGATCTTCGAGGGCGGGGCGATGTAGCGGCCGTGCGGGGCGAACCGTGAATTCGGGTTCACCCCAGGACCGGCCATGCCCGCGGGCATACATTGCCTCCGATCGCGCCGGCGCGCCGCCGGACGCAGCAAGGAGAAGCAGCATGGATCGCAACACCGAGAACAAGATCAACCCCGTCCGCGTCGCCCTGACCGGCGTGCTCGTCGCCATGGCCGTCGCCGCCGCCGCGTGCAACACGATGGAGGGCGCCGGCGAAGACGCCGAGGCCGTCGGGGATGAGATCGAGGAAGCCACCGACGGCTGAGCGGACGAAAACGCGTTCGATCATCAAACGGCCCCCGTGGGCCGTTCTTCATGCGCTCGCAGCTCGGTTCGCACCGTGCGTACGCGCATGGAACAGGAACCGGCGCAGGTCGTCGCGGATGAGGCCGGCCGCGGTCGCCTGGCGGACGATCGCAACGATGCTCGTCAGGAGCACCGTAAGGCTCGCCAGGGCCCATGCGGCCTTGAGGATCTGGACGCGCGGCGACATGGTTGCGTGTCCGAAGACGACGCTCGCGGTGACCTGCGCCGCCACGCAGCCCGCGACGATCATGCTGGCCCACCAGGCTTGCCTCGCGTGCCCGGCTGCGCGACGGTTGCCCGCCCGCTGGGCCAATTGCCTGAGCACGACGGCTCCGCAGGCGTAGTGCGCGATGAGCAGTGCGCCCAGCACCAGCCCCGCGTAGGGAACCGGGATCGTGATGAATGGCTGGGAGATGAGCATGCTCGACAGCACCAGGCCCGCGGCAATGGCAAGCAACCGCGCTCCGAGCTGTGCACGCGTCGGGCCATCGACGGCCAGCCTGGGGTCGGGCGTCGCCGTGATCCACCAACCAACGCACCACACCACGATGCAGGCGACCGAGGGAAAGATGACCAAGACGTCGCGCAGCCAGGGCACGAGCCCGCCCGAAGTCAGCATGGCGACGACGATGCCCAGAACGAGGCTGCCGATCCACACGGCAAAGAGCAACCCGACGCCGAGGCGAGTCAGCCAGAGGCCGCGATCGAGCGTGCACAGGTATGCCTCGCTCGAGAAGGCCAGCCCATCGCCGCGCAGCGACTGATCAATGGGCGTGGCGCACTCGGGGCACGGGCCGTCTTCGGGCAGGCCGGCAAGGTCGTAGCCGCAGGTGATGCAGCGGACGCTCGGGCGCCAGCCGCACGCTGGGCATGGCTCGTTCAGCGGAAGGTCGCCCAGCGCATGGCCGCACGCCCCGCACACGCGCGGCGGCGCGAGCGGGCGTGGCCTGGGGAACTTCGAGTCGGCCTCTGGCACGAGACATCGTAGTTCACATGTGCACCAGTCCCGTCAGCAGCCGAGCGTGAACCTGTTCTGGAACTCGAGGAAGTCAAAGATGGTAAAAGCGCCGTCGCCGTCGAGGTCGGCGCGCGGATCGCGGGCATCGAAGAAGTTCTGGAACGCGAGGAAGTCGAAGACGGTGAGTTCGCCGTCGCCATCCAGGTCCGTTGCGCAGAATGGGCTGCCAGTGACCGTGAGCACGTAATGGAACGTGCCCCAATCGGGATTCCAGGGTTCGGGCTCGGCAATGCCGCAGGCATCACTGGCGAAGTAGACGGGCTTGGTCTCGCCCGAGCCGTTCGCGCCGGGCAGGAAGCTATCGCCGAACTCACCGCCGGCAAGGTCTCGCAGGCTGGGCACGCTGACCTGGACGACCACGGCCGAGCCCACGGCGGCGAGCGCATCGACATCAACGCTCACCACCCCTCCTGAAACATCGCCGACGCTCGCCACGGCCGAACCGATCAGCGGAAGCCCGGTCTGCGGCGGCGTGCCCTCGGGTGCGGCGTAGAGATTCACCGCAATGTCTACCTCAAGCAGCGTGGGCAGCCGGAGGGACTCGATGCCGAACTGGACGCTGGTGACGCGCAGGTCTTGCATCACGCCCTGATCTCGAAGATCCAAGGACCGCCAGTAGCTGCTGGCCTCCACCGTCGCCGCCGTGCCGAGCGCAGGGCAGACCCGGCCAAAGCCAAAAACCACCTCGTCCGACGTGGTATGACTGAGACGGACGTCGTCCGCCGCAGCCAAAGAAGCAACGATGCACCCAAGCAAAATACTGATAAAATCGGTACGCATCTCCATGATGATCCTCCCTTTATCAGCAGGTACCAGTGACCGGGATGCTCGGATGCGGCGTGAACCCGTTTCATTTCGAGAACGCCCGAACGCCAACGGCAACGTTAGCGTACACTAGCAAATGTTCTACTC
This portion of the Phycisphaerales bacterium genome encodes:
- a CDS encoding ATP-binding cassette domain-containing protein produces the protein MTAPAAPAAPTDPQAKPGQYQGAEPPLLSVKDLKTHFPVRSGLLQRVTGYVKAVDGVSFDLGRGETLGLVGESGCGKTTVGRTLLKLIPSTGGSVTFEGKDVMKAQGAEMKALRRDMQIIFQDPAGSLNPRMRIASIVGEPLIVHGLVKDRRQLRKQVEELLVRCGMPAAAADRYPHEFSGGQRQRIGIARALALEPKFIVCDEPTSALDVSIQAQIINLLTDLQEEFGLSYLFISHDMAVIQHVCKRIAVMYKGRIVETGSRDEILKNPQHKYTQSLLSAVPEPDPRRVKQRVIFEGGAM
- a CDS encoding GC-type dockerin domain-anchored protein, translating into MEMRTDFISILLGCIVASLAAADDVRLSHTTSDEVVFGFGRVCPALGTAATVEASSYWRSLDLRDQGVMQDLRVTSVQFGIESLRLPTLLEVDIAVNLYAAPEGTPPQTGLPLIGSAVASVGDVSGGVVSVDVDALAAVGSAVVVQVSVPSLRDLAGGEFGDSFLPGANGSGETKPVYFASDACGIAEPEPWNPDWGTFHYVLTVTGSPFCATDLDGDGELTVFDFLAFQNFFDARDPRADLDGDGAFTIFDFLEFQNRFTLGC